A genome region from Effusibacillus lacus includes the following:
- a CDS encoding methyl-accepting chemotaxis protein, whose translation MQDLRDLLTAEFAQQICEIFLEETGKPVIMADKDGIIFAATDKKRIGNFHSVAKKVMNGELKEGVVTVEQAQSMENVKPGINIPIIYKGIRITSLGIAGDPTVVRPYVGLASRLVQLWLKNQELLNQLTGTINNINGELQEIAAAVEEVTAGAQQIADASQQTHRTTTESMEKIKKVESVLRSIKQIATQSNMIGLNASIEAARVGEAGRGFAVVANEIRKLAASSEESVKDINEVLQEIQTVFNDIAGKVEENKVVTQEQSDSLMTVADRISSIENSMNDLVQRIQHSE comes from the coding sequence ATGCAGGATCTCAGGGATCTGCTGACGGCGGAGTTTGCGCAGCAGATTTGTGAAATTTTCCTGGAAGAGACCGGGAAACCGGTGATTATGGCGGACAAGGACGGAATAATCTTTGCCGCCACGGACAAGAAGCGGATTGGAAACTTTCACTCCGTTGCCAAAAAGGTGATGAACGGGGAACTGAAAGAAGGCGTCGTTACCGTGGAGCAAGCCCAGTCCATGGAAAACGTAAAGCCGGGTATCAACATTCCGATCATTTACAAAGGCATCCGGATCACAAGCCTCGGGATTGCGGGCGATCCGACAGTGGTCCGGCCCTATGTGGGACTGGCCTCCCGTCTTGTTCAGCTGTGGTTGAAGAATCAGGAACTGCTTAATCAGCTGACTGGCACGATCAACAACATTAACGGGGAGCTTCAGGAGATTGCCGCTGCGGTGGAAGAAGTGACGGCCGGTGCCCAGCAGATTGCGGATGCAAGCCAGCAGACTCACAGGACTACCACCGAATCAATGGAGAAGATCAAGAAGGTGGAAAGCGTGCTGCGATCCATCAAGCAGATTGCTACGCAAAGCAATATGATAGGACTGAACGCTTCCATCGAGGCTGCCAGGGTAGGGGAAGCCGGGCGAGGATTCGCCGTGGTTGCCAACGAGATCCGGAAACTTGCCGCCTCCAGTGAAGAGTCGGTGAAAGACATCAACGAAGTGTTGCAGGAAATTCAGACTGTCTTTAATGATATTGCAGGCAAAGTGGAAGAGAACAAGGTGGTTACCCAGGAACAGTCCGACTCCCTGATGACGGTGGCAGACAGGATCAGTTCCATTGAAAACTCCATGAACGATTTGGTTCAACGGATCCAGCACAGCGAATAA
- a CDS encoding toprim domain-containing protein, whose protein sequence is MSQQDYNTPRKVIVVEGKKDKERLLEILDEPVEIICTYGTLSDEKIEELIWPIQDEDVYILVDADDAGNKLRNQLKQELPNAKHLYTRRMYREVQNTPMEYLAEMLMNAHFLVDGDWVMGQ, encoded by the coding sequence ATGTCACAACAAGATTACAACACCCCCCGCAAAGTGATTGTTGTGGAAGGAAAAAAGGACAAAGAACGACTTCTCGAGATTCTGGATGAGCCTGTGGAAATCATCTGCACCTACGGCACCTTGAGCGACGAAAAGATTGAGGAACTGATTTGGCCGATTCAGGATGAAGACGTCTACATATTGGTCGATGCGGACGATGCGGGAAACAAGCTTCGAAATCAGCTAAAGCAGGAGTTGCCGAACGCCAAGCACCTGTATACCCGGCGGATGTATAGGGAAGTGCAGAATACGCCAATGGAATATTTGGCGGAAATGCTTATGAATGCGCACTTCTTAGTTGATGGGGACTGGGTGATGGGGCAGTAA
- a CDS encoding sulfurtransferase, with amino-acid sequence MAKNIVSPEWVYEHLQNLKVRIVDCRFVLGQPTAGREAYLVDHIPGAFHMDLEKDMSGPKQQHGGRHPLPDVGEFSRKLGEIGVDESVTVMAYDDQGGAMASRFWWMLKYLGHSNVFVMDGGYSHWKEKGFPVTSEVPSATATAAGSRIFTPRVQEHMLVTKNDVKARLGKEGTILIDSREGMRFKGIEEPIDPVAGHIPGALNYFWKDGLNQQGSWKSPEELKQRFSEVDPSQEVVVYCGSGVTACPNFLALKEAGYNNVKLYAGSWSDWISYPDNPIATEKDQ; translated from the coding sequence GTGGCAAAGAATATTGTCAGTCCGGAATGGGTGTACGAACATTTGCAGAATCTGAAGGTGCGAATCGTCGATTGCCGGTTTGTTCTCGGACAACCTACGGCAGGAAGGGAAGCTTACCTCGTTGATCATATCCCGGGCGCCTTCCACATGGATCTGGAGAAGGACATGTCAGGCCCCAAACAGCAGCATGGCGGCCGCCATCCGCTGCCGGATGTTGGGGAGTTCTCCCGAAAACTGGGGGAGATTGGGGTTGATGAATCCGTAACGGTCATGGCCTACGACGACCAAGGTGGCGCAATGGCCTCCCGGTTCTGGTGGATGCTGAAGTATCTGGGCCATTCGAATGTGTTTGTAATGGATGGTGGGTATTCACACTGGAAAGAGAAGGGATTTCCGGTGACTTCGGAAGTTCCGAGTGCCACGGCTACTGCTGCTGGCTCCCGTATCTTTACTCCGCGGGTTCAGGAGCATATGTTGGTAACAAAGAATGATGTGAAAGCACGGCTTGGCAAAGAGGGTACGATCCTGATCGACTCCCGCGAAGGGATGAGATTCAAAGGAATCGAAGAGCCGATTGATCCGGTGGCAGGGCACATTCCTGGGGCATTAAACTATTTCTGGAAAGACGGGCTGAATCAGCAGGGTTCGTGGAAGTCGCCTGAAGAGTTGAAGCAGCGCTTCTCTGAGGTGGACCCTTCGCAAGAGGTTGTTGTTTACTGCGGCTCCGGTGTAACTGCATGCCCCAACTTCCTGGCTTTGAAGGAAGCCGGATATAACAATGTAAAGCTCTATGCAGGAAGCTGGAGTGATTGGATCTCCTACCCGGATAACCCGATTGCAACAGAGAAGGATCAGTAG